Proteins found in one Aspergillus chevalieri M1 DNA, chromosome 2, nearly complete sequence genomic segment:
- a CDS encoding uncharacterized protein (COG:S;~EggNog:ENOG410Q1FZ), producing MEWPVERLKSAAEHEDDVPAGDMAPMFAAAPAPAEPSDQGQQSIPDQIRAMCANAHRQKRLRLNAAAGAAVTAPATPPSIDPALNRAFHGSQGPQIFFAEGASSGGDTEPLLPLDESNSRANLVGRIGPEIQFGECGRKPRWVVVPAPRDVVNTFDWRLEAGSPNLWNGLTHEQLVEYAYMYLEHALDDAVFRERFRREIETGSFSHCLPPYVEDVLPPLPGAPITDWFWDTDETYFYYKHQSPFVALRSGVQGYQVDGNSPIVGGRRSVESPNGQLSENEQAPSQVVETAGPSEYYNVVQEQPPQLTCAWDHANGDPARHPFHENIFMGPVTPAPRYMVNGPSNNPPNGLPRVNFSDAMRPARTKQTAKKTARTPPKEPNANNKPADETEFMRFEREAIESLQDKKACAETFPRRTFRRFRPWAGYEDATKYIKKEDLARLSRFPTAQRAFNTQVDVRAVPTSKKSRISKSAKSLKTTKVAKTAKTAKTAKTAKTATTATTTNTAGTPETPNDGNPRRNPPRNRRKPKRYVD from the exons ATGGAATGGCCCGTTGAACGTCTCAAATCCGCCGCAGAGCATGAGGATGACGTGCCTGCTGGGGATATGGCACCCATGTTTGCGGCTGCACCAGCTCCCGCAGAACCCTCTGACCAAGGACAACAGTCGATTCCCGACCAAATACGGGCTATGTGTGCAAACGCACACCGGCAAAAAAGACTGCGTTTGAATGCGGCAGCAGGTGCTGCTGTGACTGCTCCTGCGACTCCTCCTTCAATTGATCCGGCATTGAACAGAGCCTTCCACGGCTCACAAGGACCCCAAATTTTCTTCGCAGAAGGCGCAAGTTCCGGGGGAGATACAGAGCCGCTTTTGCCATTAGATGAAAGCAATAGCCGTGCTAATCTAGTCGGCCGGATAGGTCCCGAGATCCAGTTTGGAGAGTGTGGCAGAAAGCCGCGCTGGGTGGTTGTGCCTGCTCCTCGTGACGTGGTGAACACGTTTGACTGGAGGCTGGAGGCCGGCTCGCCCAATCTATGGAACGGTCTTACGCATGAGCAGCTGGTTGAGTACGCTTACATGTACCTCGAGCACGCACTCGATGACGCGGTATTCAGGGAGCGCTTCCGGCGGGAGATTGAAACTGGCTCGTTTTCCCATTGTTTACCGCCTTATGTCGAGGATGTGCTGCCTCCTCTTCCAGGTGCTCCTATTACTGATTGGTTTTGGGATACGGATGAGACGTACTTCTACTATAAACATCAAAGTCCGTTTGTGGCGTTGAGGTCAG GAGTCCAAGGGTATCAGGTTGATGGCAATAGCCCTATTGTTGGAGGAAGGCGATCGGTTGAGAGCCCCAATGGGCAACTATCTGAGAATGAACAGGCTCCGAGCC AAGTCGTCGAAACTGCCGGGCCTTCCGAGTATTATAACGTTGTTCAAGAGCAGCCACCGCAGCTTACATGCGCCTGGGATCATGCAAATGGAGATCCAGCCAGACACCCTTTCCACGAGAATATATTTATGGGACCCGTCACTCCTGCACCGAGGTATATGGTGAATGGACCTTCGAATAACCCTCCAAACGGACTACCCAGGGTTAACTTTTCAGATGCCATGCGACCAGCAAGAA CAAAGCAAACCGCCAAAAAAACAGCACGAACCCCTCCTAAAGAGCCGAATGCCAATAATAAACCTGCAGACGAAACAGAATTTATGCGATTCGAAAGAGAAGCCATAGAAAGTCTGCAAGACAAGAAAGCATGTGCGGAAACATTTCCCAGGCGTACTTTCCGGCGCTTCAGGCCATGGGCTGGTTACGAGGATGCGACGAAGTATATTAAAAAGGAGGATCTGGCGCGGCTGTCTCGGTTCCCAACAGCCCAGAGAGCTTTTAATACACAGGTTGATGTGAGGGCAGTTCCCACGTCGAAAAAATCGCGTATATCAAAATCTGCGAAGTCTCTGAAGACTACGAAGGTTGCAAAGACAGCGAAAACAGCGAAAACAGCAAAGACCGCGAAGACGGCTACGACAGCTACGACAACAAACACAGCCGGGACTCCCGAAACACCGAACGATGGAAATCCACGCAGAAATCCGCCACGAAACCGTCGCAAGCCAAAGCGCTACGTGGATTAA
- a CDS encoding putative integral plasma membrane protein (BUSCO:EOG092605KN;~COG:T;~EggNog:ENOG410PG2W;~InterPro:IPR027317,IPR019402,IPR036691;~PFAM:PF10277;~TransMembrane:16 (o20-41i75-97o137-157i169-186o298-321i333-349o355-375i387-404o410-434i455-475o495-517i524-540o546-568i580-599o611-629i650-670o)) — protein sequence MAPRLKDGDAVVTFNGKWVSWAHTFFAYAAFFSALIVGMCLHFRKIVQNEHYGYPDEWFPSVSATIGDRYPERSFFQVFIAITSGPRFALVFLWYILTARPNSSLPKIVAGVGIFRTFTCGGWTYVTSTDDHDWHDIFMISYLVATLPWTLGCLALSPNNRRAVKYRKVMASLFFGTLVPLIYYFIQHKVHKVPGAYTKYAFFEWSLILFDVGFDAVTALDFDAFELVVRDVKGVSRGQLKTTADSVLEKEKDKPVGNTFGQGFFWTEIIDAAADTYIGFVHWSQVTGLGVLVWYFPLWHMGISGYELAIVGYCSPLLLAIPSLRALATKNPRLFQFLSLTGLLAFNVQDPANRLFMVIFAVVCSCIAVSATMFAERGQSIRLESRIFGWGMGLIMSSIAKFAFKTNNPIWPIMHAGNGGWNKLGFFLAVLAVLRANRRAPTSGGDYFPTSGKKGSSVLAGLGLGGLTFAMHSLLSDSSTMISWVWEGYPVRGPISVPHGALTIFAMGAGLVYGLYYPGIAGSWTAYGIASVGAALVTYFSHWTGFYGGLVLAFYLLAVAPVLISSAVRHSPVSTFGIGSLLYIFLILFHVWVVAYAFVPGGPLVREHNDWVMITTMLSIGAGVFSAAVSNSSGPKNKPISPNGRRQRSYYIYVLAALQLLSIAVAYLRFPTNDYVPYHKDDKVVTAGIWTVHFGLDNDMWSSEKRMQSVIEELEIDVIGFLESDNQRIIMGNRDITQNLAENMGMYADFGPGPNKHTWGSALLSKFPIVNSTHHLLPSPVGELAPAIHATLDMYGELVDVVVFHSGQEEDPEDRRLQTEYLSNLMGKSPRPLILLSYLVTKPLEGNYNTYVSELSGMKDIDPTDWDRWCEYILYKKLKRTGYARVSRDSITDTEIQVGKFVIGEPEPENEMMIPEEMVPQGRRFPSLFRGQGVRGHRYHVFNEPKYWQ from the exons ATGGCTCCCAGGCTCAAGGACGGCGATGCCGTTGTTACT TTCAATGGCAAATGGGTTTCTTGGGCTCATACATTTTTCGCGTATGCCGCGTTCTTCAGCGCCCTGATTGTGGGAATGTGTCTGCATTTCAGGAAGATTGTCCAAAACGAACACTACGGTTACCCCGACGAATGGTTCCCTTCCGTATCTGCAACCATCGGCGATCGATATCCCGAACGTTCTTTCTTCCAAGTCTTCATCGCTATCACTTCTGGTCCCCGGTTCGCTTTGGTGTTCCTCTGGTATATCCTCACTGCGCGGCCTAATTCGTCTCTTCCGAAGATTGTCGCTGGTGTTGGCATTTTCCGGACTTTCACCTGTGGCGGTTGGACATACGTTACATCGACGGATGACCATGACTGGCACGACATTTTCATGATCTCGTATCTGGTTGCTACTCTGCCGTGGACGTTGGGTTGCCTGGCTCTCAGCCCTAACAACCGCCGCGCTGTGAAGTACCGGAAGGTCATGGCCAGTCTTTTCTTCGGTACTTTGGTGCCGTTGATCTATTACTTTATCCAGCACAAAGTACACAAAGTCCCTGGTG CTTACACCAAATATGCCTTCTTCGAGTGGTCCCTGATTTTGTTCGACGTTGGTTTCGATGCGGTCACCGCACTCGACTTTGATGCGTTTGAACTTGTTGTGAGGGATGTCAAAGGGGTCAGTAGAGG GCAGTTAAAGACGACCGCCGATTCCGTTCTTGAGAAAGA GAAGGATAAGCCTGTGGGAAACACATTTGGCCAGGGCTTCTTCTGGACTGAGATTATCGATGCGGCTGCTGATACCTACATTGGG TTCGTGCATTGGTCACAAGTGACTGGACTTGGTGTCCTCGTTTGGT ATTTCCCTCTGTGGCACATGGGTATTTCTGGATACGAGTTGGCTATTGTGGGCTACTGCTCGCCTCTGCTCCTTGCCATTCCGTCTCTGAGAGCTCTTGCCACCAAGAACCCCCGTCTCTTCCAGTTCCTTTCTCTGACAGGGCTGCTGGCATTCAATGTTCAGGACCCTGCCAATCGGCTCTTCATGGTTATCTTTGCTGTTGTTTGCAGCTGCATCGCAGTCTCTGCTACTATGTTTGCGGAGAGAGGGCAAAGTATCCGACTGGAATCACGGATCTTTGGCTGGGGAATGGGATTGATCATGTCCTCTATCGCCAAATTCGCATTCAAGACTAACAATCCCATTTGGCCCATTATGCATGCAGGTAATGGCGGTTGGAACAAACTGGGATTCTTTTTGGCCGTCCTCGCGGTTCTTCGGGCTAACAGAAGAGCGCCAACCTCCGGGGGAGACTATTTCCCGACAAGCGGCAAGAAAGGTTCGTCCGTGCTGGCGGGCTTGGGTCTCGGTGGTCTTACATTCGCTATGCACTCATTGTTGTCCGATTCTAGCACCATGATCTCTTGGGTCTGGGAAGGATATCCAGTGAGAGGCCCTATTTCTGTGCCGCATGGTGCTCTCACTATTTTCGCCATGGGCGCTGGATTGGTGTACGGCCTGTATTACCCTGGAATCGCCGGTAGCTGGACTGCATACGGAATCGCTTCGGTCGGTGCTGCGTTGGTTACATACTTCAGCCACTGGACTGGATTCTACGGTGGTCTTGTTCTTGCATTCTACCTCTTAGCAGTTGCCCCGGTTCTGATCTCTTCTGCTGTCCGACACTCTCCTGTTTCCACTTTCGGTATCGGCTCCCTGCTCTATATTTTCTTGATCCTCTTCCATGTCTGGGTCGTTGCGTACGCTTTCGTTCCTGGAGGACCTCTTGTCCGGGAGCACAACGATTGGGTTATGATCACTACGATGCTCTCTATTGGCGCTGGAGTGTTCTCTGCCGCGGTATCGAATTCCTCGGGCCCTAAGAACAAGCCCATCAGCCCGAACGGCAGGAGACAGCGGTCCTACTACATTTACGTTCTTGCCGCCTTGCAGCTTCTTTCCATTGCAGTGGCCTACTTGCGTTTCCCGACCAACGATTATGTCCCTTACCACAAGGATGACAAGGTTGTGACTGCCGGTATCTGGACCGTTCACTTCGGCCTCGACAACGACATGTGGTCATCGGAGAAGCGTATGCAATCTGTAATTGAGGAACTCGAGATTGACGTCATTGGTTTCCTTGAATCTGACAACCAGCGTATTATTATGGGCAATCGTGACATCACCCAGAATCTCGCAGAGAACATGGGCATGTACGCTGATTTCGGCCCTGGTCCTAACAAGCACACCTGGGGTTCGGCTCTGCTTTCCAAGTTCCCCATAGTCAACTCGACTCATCATCTCCTTCCTTCGCCTGTTGGTGAACTGGCCCCTGCCATTCATGCCACTCTCGACATGTACGGTGAACTGGTTGACGTTGTTGTCTTTCATTCCGGTCAGGAGGAAGACCCAGAGGACCGCCGTCTCCAGACTGAGTACCTCTCGAACCTAATGGGCAAGTCCCCACGTCCGCTCATCCTGTTGAGTTACCTGGTCACCAAGCCTTTGGAGGGTAACTACAACACTTATGTCAGCGAATTGAGCGGCATGAAGGACATTGACCCTACTGACTGGGATCGTTGGTGCGAGTACATCCTGTACAAGAAGTTGAAGCGTACAGGATATGCTCGTGTTAGCCGGGACAGTATTACGGATACAGAGATTCAG GTCGGCAAGTTCGTTATTGGCGAGCCAGAGCCCGAGAACGAAATGATGATTCCGGAGGAAATGGTTCCTCAGGGCCGTCGGTTCCCAAGCTTGTTCCGCGGCCAAGGTGTCCGCGGTCACCGGTATCACGTCTTCAACGAGCCCAAGTACTGGCAATGA
- the UTP6 gene encoding snoRNA-binding rRNA-processing protein UTP6 (COG:A;~EggNog:ENOG410PJM9;~InterPro:IPR013949,IPR003107,IPR011990;~PFAM:PF08640;~go_function: GO:0005515 - protein binding [Evidence IEA];~go_function: GO:0030515 - snoRNA binding [Evidence IEA];~go_process: GO:0000462 - maturation of SSU-rRNA from tricistronic rRNA transcript (SSU-rRNA, 5.8S rRNA, LSU-rRNA) [Evidence IEA];~go_process: GO:0006396 - RNA processing [Evidence IEA]) has product MAAAADKARFFLEQSVPELKEYEKKKIFGKDEITAIVKKRSDFEHKLNARGASPIDFVRYAQYEMNLDVLRRKRVKRLGVKGAGFNGQRRIFFILDRATRKFHGDIGLWVQYIEYARQQKAFKKLSSIFTDALRLHPTNADLWIYAAQYALDDHADMTEARSHMQRGLRFCKSSKQLWVHYGKLELIYIAKLVARRRILGLDGRVEPSTQQEEAGFDDADADMIALPKLTGEDVNPSEGDKNGVDNEALQNLASTPALSGAIPIAIFDTAMKHFNDDDRFGEEYYNMVNEFGDLPCLRKVLEHIVEAMRETKPQSYRTHICYTKVPIAGIPVTSPEFPPALGVSLSRLREYQANRDFAQEVINWLQPLEKTEYLDPALQKVLAVTIRGAERTLQG; this is encoded by the exons atggctgctgctgctgataaGGCTCGGTTCTTCTTGGAACAGTCGGTTCCAGAACTGAAGGAatatgagaagaagaagattttTGGCAAG GACGAAATCACTGCAATTGTCAAGAAACGGTCGGATTTCGAACACAAGCTCAATGCTCGAGGCGCAAGCCCGATCGACTTTGTGCGGTATGCGCAGTACGAAATGAATCTCGACGTTTTGCGACGCAAGAGAGTGAAGCGACTAGGTGTTAAGGGTGCTGGATTCAACGGCCAACGACGAATCTTCTTCATTCTGGACCGAGCCACACGCAAGTTTCATGGAGATATTGGTCTTTGGGTTCAGTATATCGAATATGCGAGACAACAAAAAGCTTTCAAGAAGCTTTCGTCCATCTTTACCGATGCGCTACGACTCCACCCTACGAACGCGGACTTGTGGATCTACGCTGCCCAGTATGCCCTGGACGACCATGCGGATATGACGGAAGCGCGGAGTCACATGCAGCGGGGTTTGAGATTTTGCAAGAGCTCTAAGCAGTTGTGGGTGCACTACGGAAAGTTGGAATTGATTTATATTGCCAAGCTTGTTGCGCGACGACGGATTTTGGGGCTTGATGGAAGAGTTGAACCTAGTACACAGCAGGAGGAAGCTGGATTTGATGATGCTGACGCCGACATGATTGCATTGCCCAAGCTTACCGGAGAGGATGTGAACCCAAGCGAAGGTGACAAGAACGGAGTCGACAATGAGGCGCTGCAAAACCTTGCGTCGACCCCAGCGTTGAGCGGTGCTATCCCGATAGCCATTTTTGATACCGCCATGAAGCACTTCAACGATGACGACAGGTTCGGCGAAGAATACTACAATATGGTCAATGAGTTTGGGGATTTGCCGTGTCTGCGCAAGGTTTTGGAGCACATTGTCGAAGCTATGCGAGAAACCAAACCCCAGAGTTACCGTACGCACATTTGCTACACCAAGGTTCCCATTGCTGGCATTCCGGTGACTTCACCGGAGTTCCCACCGGCACTGGGTGTATCTCTTTCGCGCCTGAGAGAGTACCAAGCAAACCGCGACTTTGCACAAGAGGTTATCAATTGGCTGCAACCGTTGGAGAAGACGGAGTACCTGGATCCTGCGCTGCAGAAGGTCCTTGCAGTCACTATCCGCGGTGCCGAACGGACGCTCCAGGGCTAG
- a CDS encoding peptidyl-tRNA hydrolase domain protein (BUSCO:EOG09264PDD;~COG:J;~EggNog:ENOG410PQCW;~InterPro:IPR000352;~PFAM:PF00472;~go_function: GO:0003747 - translation release factor activity [Evidence IEA];~go_process: GO:0006415 - translational termination [Evidence IEA]) codes for MNVCTMALLRPQLLSSNLNNLFPLSHTLFLSRCFASRRAASLGDDQDEDLAAARTWLANLSPRTIPRHLCEVSFSRSGGPGGQHVNKVNSKVTLKVSLDNLLPLIPQVIHPQLQSSRYVAQRTNTLVIQSEESRKQAANVETCFDKLHQLLRATANEAIPGETSQGQREKVQKLYVLYPLCIIDGFVHV; via the exons ATGAACGTTTGTACTATGGCACTGCTTCGCCCTCAACTCCTGTCTAGTAATTTGAATAATCTATTCCCTCTCTCCCAcaccctcttcctctcaAGATGCTTCGCGTCCAGGCGTGCCGCCTCCCTCGGAGACGACCAAGATGAAGACCTAGCAGCCGCTCGAACCTGGCTGGCAAATCTGAGTCCCCGGACTATTCCGCGGCATCTCTGCGAAGTCTCCTTCAGTCGCTCTGGAGGGCCGGGAGGGCAGCATGTGAACAA AGTCAACTCAAAAGTAACGCTGAAAGTCTCCCTCGATAATCTCCTCCCTCTCATACCCCAGGTTATACATCCACAGCTACAATCGTCTCGCTACGTTGCTCAACGCACGAATACACTGGTTATCCAGTCAGAGGAATCACGAAAGCAAGCTGCCAACGTGGAGACATGTTTCGATAAATTACATCAGCTACTTCGGGCTACTGCTAATGAGGCTATTCCTGGCGAGACATCGCAAGGCCAGAGGGAGAAAGTACAGAAGTTGTATGTCTTGTATCCATTATGTATCATTGACGGATTTGTACATGTCTAA
- a CDS encoding putative RNA-binding protein (Nab3) (COG:S;~EggNog:ENOG410QDTA;~InterPro:IPR034167,IPR000504,IPR012677,IPR035979;~PFAM:PF00076;~go_function: GO:0003676 - nucleic acid binding [Evidence IEA];~go_function: GO:0003723 - RNA binding [Evidence IEA]) has protein sequence MTPRSPDEALHFRGKTLTPESPRPLHVAEPANIPVLQNQMDPVFNDTSTYEKPEFALEGGQHVPHAAPRSQPQQRQQQRQQNGQPPLEQQHAAAGSDSAGVRGSAGQMQDLSQQQQLQYQHPGSYHTGSLSGDKMMSKNEASSSAAFPPNLSAPTTTNAITSTATATTSGSRNEAERNDSLTAIPLSDPSVNSLPHQTSLNRPPPPSSSHAPQGFPAANEVDHPMTDWIAPVAPEARLDTTRASSHDNAPSSGEGGVDFQNLLDNLPSSSSAVPSAPAVSETAPSSMQNYASALPQATNNADGASDEALQNPMGLPPRPPAQEDPATHPNYHPSDDVSAYHQLPSNHPTSYPSSQPQSNNNHQSNLGAPALAAAGAPGTSSDASSLPPPPGLSLEKAESSSSGTQDSSPLKNGRTDKPVARSSKNNDEDAPWGPEVQRKYDDFLHNERIYVTEGLWDRFPPGSRLFVGNLPTERVTKRDLFHIFHKYGKLAQVSIKQAYGFIQFLDSSACKKALDAEQGAVVRGRKIHLEISKPQRNTRPGPVPPEPPRAPPPRRSRSPPEFRGGPSNSRGLRAPGDRYDRNYEPAGRLPFSDFRDELTHRRRDDYRPPPRSPSPRGFRGRDGYRSRDRTPERYDRRDRRRSRSPPYGRDRRYRTPSPRGRSYDDADLPVPRRAPRDIPDVQILVLEEVDRNFIFHVENSFRNRGLRVDVLVLGPRIPLNAAVQRQIIEGVLAVVRLARPNQFSRKIPLQVFDRSGGPDNLRFNDYPELEPNMAAEIVFHAQPQRGGPPVPFTSTTPFGIPPLPPPVQIPQPPLPPLSNQPNVANVMPSLDGSALQSILSALQQRPAVPAIQPPAFPPPNTPQAPADLASILNNATRPPVTAAPPQPMPPQPFPVQPPNAQMVTDPNLLSLLSKGLGGQQPQAHQGPMGPQVQNIINQLTKWKQ, from the exons ATGACGCCCAGGTCCCCAGATGAGGCTCTTCACTTCCGTGGCAAGACTTTGACTCCTGAGAGCCCTCGGCCGCTACACGTCGCGGAACCGGCCAACATCCCGGTGCTGCAGAATCAAATGGACCCCGTTTTCAACGATACGTCGACATACGAGAAGCCAGAGTTTGCGCTCGAAGGTGGTCAGCATGTCCCCCACGCCGCTCCCAGGTCCCAGccgcagcagcggcagcagcagcggcagcagaaTGGCCAACCACCCTTAGAACAACAACATGCCGCTGCAGGGTCGGATTCGGCTGGCGTGAGGGGCAGCGCAGGTCAGATGCAGGATTTGagtcaacagcagcagctaCAATATCAACATCCAGGTAGTTATCACACTGGCTCTCTTTCGGGGGATAAAATGATGAGCAAGAATGAAgccagttcctctgctgCATTTCCTCCAAACCTATCTGCAcctaccaccaccaacgcTATTACCTCTACTGCTACTGCCACTACATCCGGGTCCCGGAATGAGGCAGAAAGAAACGATTCTCTAACAGCTATTCCTCTTTCAGATCCTTCTGTTAATTCCCTGCCCCACCAAACCTCCCTTAATCgcccccctcctccctcctcgtcCCATGCTCCTCAGGGTTTCCCCGCCGCGAACGAGGTAGACCACCCTATGACGGACTGGATCGCGCCCGTTGCGCCCGAGGCTCGCCTAGATACCACCCGAGCCTCGTCTCATGATAATGCACCTAGCTCTGGTGAGGGTGGTGTGGACTTCCAGAATCTCCTTGATAATctcccctcttcctcttcagccGTTCCATCTGCCCCTGCGGTCTCGGAGACGGCTCCCTCATCGATGCAAAATTATGCCTCTGCTCTCCCTCAAGCAACAAATAACGCAGATGGCGCATCTGATGAAGCCCTCCAGAACCCCATGGGtctccctcctcgtcccCCAGCCCAGGAGGACCCTGCCACACATCCAAACTACCACCCTAGCGATGATGTTAGTGCCTATCATCAGCTTCCTTCCAACCATCCCACTTCTTATCCCTCCTCCCAGCCGCAGAGTAATAATAATCATCAGTCAAACCTCGGGGCTCCGGCATTAGCAGCTGCTGGCGCTCCCGGCACGTCTTCGGACGCGAGCTCTTTGCCTCCTCCGCCAGGTCTCAGTCTTGAGAAAGCGGAGTCTTCTAGTTCTGGAACCCAGGACTCGTCTCCTCTTAAAAATGGTCGCACGGACAAGCCCGTTGCCCGCTCTTCTAAGAACAATGACGAAGATGCACCCTGGGGCCCCGAGGTACAGCGGAAGTATGATGACTTCTTGCATAACGAAAGAATCTATGTAACAGAAGGTCTTTGGGATCGTTTCCCTCCGGGGTCGAGATTATTTGTTG GCAATCTTCCCACCGAGCGAGTTACGAAGCGTGACCTATTTCATATATTCCACAAATACGGCAAGCTGGCGCAGGTGTCGATCAAACAGGCGTATGGTTTTATCCAATTCCTTGATTCTTCGGCCTGTAAGAAAGCCTTGGATGCGGAGCAAGGGGCAGTGgtgagaggaagaaagatCC ACCTCGAAATTTCGAAACCACAGAGAAACACGAGACCCGGCCCAGTTCCGCCTGAACCGCCACGAGCTCCTCCTCCCAGACGATCTAGGTCCCCTCCCGAATTCAGAGGCGGACCGTCCAACAGTCGCGGCTTGCGAGCACCCGGAGATCGCTACGATCGAAATTACGAGCCCGCTGGCCGCTTGCCATTCAGTGATTTTAGGGACGAGTTGACCCATCGGAGACGAGACGATTACCGGCCTCCGCCCCGATCACCATCGCCTCGTGGATTCCGTGGAAGAGATGGGTACCGATCTCGGGACAGAACTCCGGAGCGATACGATCGGCGTGATCGCAGGCGTTCTCGGTCACCACCATATGGCAGGGATCGAAGATATCGGACACCCAGTCCACGGGGTCGTTCATACGATGACGCAGATTTACCAGTGCCCAGACGCGCGCCGAGGGACATCCCGGATGTACAAATCTTGGTTCTCGAGGAGGTGGATAG AAACTTCATCTTTCATGTCGAAAACTCCTTCCGCAACCGTGGCTTGCGGGTCGATGTCTTGGTTTTGGGCCCGCGGATTCCTTTGAACGCTGCTGTTCAACGCCAAATCATTGAGGGGGTGCTTGCGGTTGTTCGACTCGCGCGGCCAAATCAATTCTCGAGGAAGATTCCACTACAAGTTTTTGACCGCAGCGGTGGACCAGACAATCTCCGGTTCAATG ATTACCCCGAATTGGAACCCAATATGGCTGCTGAAATTGTTTTCCATGCGCAGCCCCAGCGCGGTGGCCCCCCGGTACCTTTCACGTCGACCACACCATTCGGGATCCCGCCGCTTCCCCCTCCTGTTCAGATACCGCAGCCTCCTTTGCCTCCGTTGTCGAACCAGCCAAATGTTGCCAACGTGATGCCCTCCCTCGACGGTTCGGCGTTGCAATCAATTTTGTCTGCGCTTCAGCAGCGGCCCGCCGTCCCAGCCATACAACCACCGGCGTTTCCACCGCCGAATACTCCTCAGGCTCCTGCAGATCTGGCTAGCATTCTGAACAATGCCACTCGACCACCTGTTACTGCTGCTCCGCCACAGCCTATGCCGCCGCAGCCTTTCCCTGTTCAACCGCCAAACGCGCAAATGGTTACGGATCCAAACCTTTTGTCGCTACTAAGCAAGGGCCTTGGGGGACAACAACCCCAGGCCCATCAAGGTCCTATGGGTCCTCAGGTCCAAAACATTATCAACCAATTGACAAAGTGGAAACAATGA
- a CDS encoding cytochrome c oxidase subunit 6B family protein (BUSCO:EOG09265GYD;~COG:S;~EggNog:ENOG410PRWH;~InterPro:IPR003213,IPR036549;~PFAM:PF02297;~go_component: GO:0005739 - mitochondrion [Evidence IEA];~go_component: GO:0045277 - respiratory chain complex IV [Evidence IEA]): MGWFSWSSDSSKASDGGRIAPDRSSRERCWEGRDRFFACLDQNNILDAVKDDKEARRKCGKEIEEFEGACAKAWVKYFKEKRVMEYNRDKTIERIKKEDAERVADMKSQGRAT; this comes from the exons ATGGGCTGGTTCTCGTGGTCCTCCGACTCCTCCAAAGCCTCCGACGGCGGCCGCATCGCCCCCGACAGATCCTCGCGCGAACGATGCTGGGAAGGCCGTGACCGGTTCTTTGCCTGCTTGGACCAAAATAATATCCTCGACGCTGTTAAGGATGACAAGGAGGCAAGGAGGAAATGCGGGAAAGAAATTGAGGAGTTTGAGGGGGCTTGTGCAAAGGCTTGG GTGAAATACTTCAAGGAGAAGCGAGTGATGGAGTATAACCGGGACAAGACAATTGAGCGGATCAAAAAGGAAGATGCTGAACGAGTGGCAGATATGAAATCTCAAGGGCGCGCGACATAA